A window from Centropristis striata isolate RG_2023a ecotype Rhode Island chromosome 2, C.striata_1.0, whole genome shotgun sequence encodes these proteins:
- the ppm1g gene encoding protein phosphatase 1G isoform X2 has product MGAYLSQPNTTKTSSDGGNSNMSYGFSAMQGWRVSMEDAHNCIPDFDEDTAMFSVYDGHGGEEVALYCSKYLPGIIKEQKTYKDGKLQKALEDAFLAIDSRMTREDVIKELVQIAGRPTEEPPAEKVAEEDDLDTEEAALLHEEATMTIEELLVRYGQNRNAVKHAAALSAAAKKASCSHAESSGEKGEGGKGQKEGVNGEVEEESNGKVKEAEGAACGSKLRACRRTGGGSAAAVDCGGSGSSNGEEKAGKAEGDAGPSCSSSASKAAGDSKSRFFDDSEESEEGEEEEEGSDEEDGSEEEEGDSSEMEEEEDTEEGEEDSEDEEEEEMCLPGMDGKEEPGSDSGTTAVVALIRGKQLIVANAGDSRCVVSERGKAVDMSYDHKPEDEVELARIKNAGGKVTMDGRVNGGLNLSRAIGDHFYKRNKALPPEEQMISAMPDVKVLTLNGDHDFMVIACDGIWNVLSSQEVVDFISERIKPDQNGKVRALTDIVEELLDHCLAPDTSGDGTGCDNMTCIIITLRPHPATAQPDDTKKRKHQEEAGGAEPEANGNDSKKAKSD; this is encoded by the exons ATGGGGGCTTATCTGTCGCAACCTAACACGACCAAGACCTCTTCCGATGGCGGCAACAGCAACATGAGCTACGGCTTCTCTGCCATGCAGGGCTGGCGCGTCTCCATGGAG GATGCTCACAATTGTATCCCAGACTTTGATGAGGACACAGCCATGTTTTCTGTCTATGATGGACATGgag GTGAAGAGGTGGCCCTGTACTGTTCAAAGTACCTTCCTGGCATCATCAAGGAGCAGAAGACCTATAAAGATGGAAAACTGCAAAAG GCTCTGGAGGATGCTTTCTTGGCCATCGACAGCAGAATGACCAGAGAGGATGTCATAAAGGAGCTGGTCCAGATTGCTGGGCGGCCCACCGAGGAGCCGCCCGCTGAAAAGGTGGCAGAGGAGGATGATT TGGACACAGAGGAGGCAGCTTTGCTCCATGAGGAAGCCACAATGACCATAGAGGAGCTGCTGGTACGCTACGGCCAGAACCGCAATGCTGTCAAGCATGCAGCTGCCTTAAG tgCTGCTGCAAAGAAGGCGTCCTGCTCACATGCTGAGTCCTCTGGAGAGAAAGGGGAAGGTGGGAAAGGACAGAAGGAGGGGGTAAacggagaggtggaggaggagagcaacGGGAAGGTGAAAGAAGCCGAAGGAGCGGCATGCGGGTCTAAGCTGCGAGCCTGTCGGAGAACAGGAGGAGGCAGTGCTGCAG CAGTGGACTGTGGAGGGTCAGGAAGCTCCAATGGAGAAGAAAAAGCTGGTAAAGCAGAAGGAGACGCAGgtccctcctgctcctcctcagcctcTAAGGCTGCAGGAGACTCCAAATCCAGGTTTTTTGATGACAGCGAGGAGTCTGAGGAGggcgaagaggaggaggagggcagtgATGAAGAG gatGGCAGCGAAGAGGAAGAGGGTGACAGCAGTgagatggaagaggaggaggatacggaggagggagaggaagactctgaagatgaagaagaggaagagatgtGCCTACCTGGAATGGACGGCAAGGAGGAG CCTGGCTCAGACAGCGGCACCACAGCTGTCGTGGCTCTAATTAGAGGGAAACAGCTGATCGTTGCCAATGCTGGAGACTCTCGCTGCGTGGTGTCTGAGCGTG GAAAAGCTGTGGACATGTCGTACGACCACAAGCCAGAGGACGAGGTGGAACTAGCTCGCATCAAAAACGCTGGAGGGAAAGTGACCATGGACGGACGGGTCAACGGTGGACTGAACCTCTCCAGAGCTATTG GTGACCACTTCTACAAGAGGAACAAGGCTCTGCCTCCAGAGGAGCAGATGATCTCTGCGATGCCAGACGTCAAAGTTCTGACACTTAATGGGGACCACGACTTCATGGTCATTGCCTGCGACGGCATCTG GAATGTGTTGAGCAGTCAGGAGGTGGTGGACTTCATCAGCGAGAGGATCAAACCAGACCAGAATGGCAAAGTCAGAGCCCTCACAGACATTGTGGAAGAG CTGTTGGACCACTGTTTGGCTCCAGACACATCTGGAGACGGGACAGGATGTGACAACATGACCTGCATCATCATCACCCTCCGGCCACACCCGGCCACTGCTCAGCCAGACGACACCAAGAAGAGGAAGCACcaggaggaggcaggaggagcCGAGCCAGAGGCGAACGGGAACGACAGCAAAAAGGCTAAAAGTGACTAA
- the ppm1g gene encoding protein phosphatase 1G isoform X1, translated as MGAYLSQPNTTKTSSDGGNSNMSYGFSAMQGWRVSMEDAHNCIPDFDEDTAMFSVYDGHGGEEVALYCSKYLPGIIKEQKTYKDGKLQKALEDAFLAIDSRMTREDVIKELVQIAGRPTEEPPAEKVAEEDDLDTEEAALLHEEATMTIEELLVRYGQNRNAVKHAAALSAAAKKASCSHAESSGEKGEGGKGQKEGVNGEVEEESNGKVKEAEGAACGSKLRACRRTGGGSAAAAVDCGGSGSSNGEEKAGKAEGDAGPSCSSSASKAAGDSKSRFFDDSEESEEGEEEEEGSDEEDGSEEEEGDSSEMEEEEDTEEGEEDSEDEEEEEMCLPGMDGKEEPGSDSGTTAVVALIRGKQLIVANAGDSRCVVSERGKAVDMSYDHKPEDEVELARIKNAGGKVTMDGRVNGGLNLSRAIGDHFYKRNKALPPEEQMISAMPDVKVLTLNGDHDFMVIACDGIWNVLSSQEVVDFISERIKPDQNGKVRALTDIVEELLDHCLAPDTSGDGTGCDNMTCIIITLRPHPATAQPDDTKKRKHQEEAGGAEPEANGNDSKKAKSD; from the exons ATGGGGGCTTATCTGTCGCAACCTAACACGACCAAGACCTCTTCCGATGGCGGCAACAGCAACATGAGCTACGGCTTCTCTGCCATGCAGGGCTGGCGCGTCTCCATGGAG GATGCTCACAATTGTATCCCAGACTTTGATGAGGACACAGCCATGTTTTCTGTCTATGATGGACATGgag GTGAAGAGGTGGCCCTGTACTGTTCAAAGTACCTTCCTGGCATCATCAAGGAGCAGAAGACCTATAAAGATGGAAAACTGCAAAAG GCTCTGGAGGATGCTTTCTTGGCCATCGACAGCAGAATGACCAGAGAGGATGTCATAAAGGAGCTGGTCCAGATTGCTGGGCGGCCCACCGAGGAGCCGCCCGCTGAAAAGGTGGCAGAGGAGGATGATT TGGACACAGAGGAGGCAGCTTTGCTCCATGAGGAAGCCACAATGACCATAGAGGAGCTGCTGGTACGCTACGGCCAGAACCGCAATGCTGTCAAGCATGCAGCTGCCTTAAG tgCTGCTGCAAAGAAGGCGTCCTGCTCACATGCTGAGTCCTCTGGAGAGAAAGGGGAAGGTGGGAAAGGACAGAAGGAGGGGGTAAacggagaggtggaggaggagagcaacGGGAAGGTGAAAGAAGCCGAAGGAGCGGCATGCGGGTCTAAGCTGCGAGCCTGTCGGAGAACAGGAGGAGGCAGTGCTGCAG CAGCAGTGGACTGTGGAGGGTCAGGAAGCTCCAATGGAGAAGAAAAAGCTGGTAAAGCAGAAGGAGACGCAGgtccctcctgctcctcctcagcctcTAAGGCTGCAGGAGACTCCAAATCCAGGTTTTTTGATGACAGCGAGGAGTCTGAGGAGggcgaagaggaggaggagggcagtgATGAAGAG gatGGCAGCGAAGAGGAAGAGGGTGACAGCAGTgagatggaagaggaggaggatacggaggagggagaggaagactctgaagatgaagaagaggaagagatgtGCCTACCTGGAATGGACGGCAAGGAGGAG CCTGGCTCAGACAGCGGCACCACAGCTGTCGTGGCTCTAATTAGAGGGAAACAGCTGATCGTTGCCAATGCTGGAGACTCTCGCTGCGTGGTGTCTGAGCGTG GAAAAGCTGTGGACATGTCGTACGACCACAAGCCAGAGGACGAGGTGGAACTAGCTCGCATCAAAAACGCTGGAGGGAAAGTGACCATGGACGGACGGGTCAACGGTGGACTGAACCTCTCCAGAGCTATTG GTGACCACTTCTACAAGAGGAACAAGGCTCTGCCTCCAGAGGAGCAGATGATCTCTGCGATGCCAGACGTCAAAGTTCTGACACTTAATGGGGACCACGACTTCATGGTCATTGCCTGCGACGGCATCTG GAATGTGTTGAGCAGTCAGGAGGTGGTGGACTTCATCAGCGAGAGGATCAAACCAGACCAGAATGGCAAAGTCAGAGCCCTCACAGACATTGTGGAAGAG CTGTTGGACCACTGTTTGGCTCCAGACACATCTGGAGACGGGACAGGATGTGACAACATGACCTGCATCATCATCACCCTCCGGCCACACCCGGCCACTGCTCAGCCAGACGACACCAAGAAGAGGAAGCACcaggaggaggcaggaggagcCGAGCCAGAGGCGAACGGGAACGACAGCAAAAAGGCTAAAAGTGACTAA
- the mis12 gene encoding protein MIS12 homolog: protein MARETREEEIEMDARGAVDEEADSLLPSTLKLYETQFFGFTPQTCMLRVYSAFQDCLYDILPVVEKVCVRQLSKGEPAEAEEQLRARARECSRKLQQYLDERFKQLSERMEALLMNRCFSVPPNVLLPEDQSHKSCPQHIQDVLRLESSIADLQRAHEAEVCARQALLAELEEQREVQKQLDGILTWVRELQEAWVKEGNGSFHESFRLAMESVKKLQEAVGEVCNKAPH, encoded by the exons ATGGCGCGGGAAACCCGGGAAGAAGAGATAGAGATGGACGCCCGCGGAGCAGTCGACGAAGAGGCGGACAGTCTCCTCCCTTCAACTTTAAAACTGTACGAGACGCAGTTTTTCGGGTTCACCCCGCAGACGTGTATGCTGCGGGTCTACAGCGCCTTCCAGGACTGCCTGTACGACATTCTGCCCGTCGTggagaaggtgtgtgtgaggcagcTGAGCAAAGGCGAGCCGGCCGAGGCCGAGGAGCAGCTCCGGGCCCGGGCCAGGGAGTGCAGCCGCAAACTGCAGCAGTATCTCGACGAGCGGTTCAAGCAGCTGTCGGAGCGGATGGAGGCGCTGCTGATGAACCGCTGCTTCTCTGTGCCGCCAAACGTCCTCCTGCCCGAGGACCAGTCACACAAGAGCTGCCCCCAACACATACAG GATGTGCTGAGGCTGGAGTCGTCCATTGCTGACCTCCAGAGAGCCCACGAAGCAGAAGTCTGTGCCAGACAGGCCCTGCTGGCTGagctggaggagcagagggaggtgCAGAAGCAGCTGGATGGGATCCTGACATGGgtcagagagctgcaggaggccTGGGTGAAGGAAGGTAACGGCAGCTTCCATGAAAGTTTCCGACTGGCGATGGAGTCGGTAAAGAAGCTGCAGGAGGCCGTCGGGGAGGTCTGCAACAAGGCGCCTCATTGA